One segment of Magnetospirillum sp. 15-1 DNA contains the following:
- a CDS encoding response regulator transcription factor, whose translation MIKVMVVEDDPDLCGSICRYLSLVGMNVQRAGSGTEMDALLLEFTPDLLVLDVNLPGEDGFSIAARLRSASKVGIIMLTARGQLDDRVLGLTAGADAYLVKPVQFRELEAVIHSLTRRLGEQVAEEKREGREEGNQTWGFDAASWSLITPAGHRVPLTNAEFRVLQTLTQEPGASVARDDIAAALGKSVGGYDDRSIDAVMARLRRKVNSATGENLPVRAVRSVGYVFAAPVEARARQAG comes from the coding sequence ATGATCAAGGTAATGGTCGTCGAGGACGACCCTGATCTTTGCGGGTCCATCTGCCGCTATCTCTCGCTGGTCGGCATGAACGTCCAGCGCGCCGGTTCCGGCACGGAAATGGATGCGCTGTTGCTGGAATTCACCCCCGATCTGCTGGTTCTCGACGTCAATCTTCCCGGCGAGGACGGATTCTCCATTGCCGCCCGGCTGCGATCGGCCAGCAAGGTGGGCATCATCATGCTGACCGCCCGCGGACAACTGGACGACCGGGTGCTGGGCCTGACCGCCGGCGCCGACGCTTATCTGGTCAAGCCGGTACAGTTCCGGGAGCTGGAGGCGGTGATCCACAGCCTGACGCGGCGCTTGGGCGAACAGGTCGCCGAGGAAAAGCGCGAAGGTCGCGAGGAGGGCAACCAGACCTGGGGCTTCGACGCCGCCAGTTGGTCGCTGATCACTCCCGCCGGTCATCGCGTGCCGCTGACCAACGCCGAATTCCGGGTGTTGCAGACTCTGACCCAGGAGCCGGGCGCCTCGGTGGCGCGCGACGATATCGCCGCCGCCCTGGGCAAGAGCGTCGGTGGCTACGACGATCGCAGCATCGACGCGGTGATGGCCCGGCTGCGGCGCAAGGTCAATTCCGCCACCGGCGAGAATCTGCCGGTGCGCGCCGTCCGCTCGGTGGGCTACGTCTTCGCCGCGCCGGTCGAGGCCCGCGCCCGCCAGGCCGGATAG
- a CDS encoding 7TM-DISM domain-containing protein produces the protein MRLKGAGRHALVLVLALMALVASGLPGAAAVVLSPHAEVQPLGGHWSVLRDPSAALDIDDVTRSEAAVGFTPLDGDLAAGFDRGAWWLRTEIRRGADAPADWLLEVEPAYLDQITLFVEDERGALRAFAAGDRAAFAARPLPYRSFVFRVHLADDLPHRVYLRVKSTSTISVAARLLSPEGFALRVAHRDLAHGFAHGASITIILFALVQYVAGRDRLYLGFLAYAIPLETMYLALGGFASQFLFPESPLLADHLLGISACMAIGGGIVFAARLLDFEQHFPLMERVYRLAGRGCQWAALSVPLGFYWLAAPAVQSVVLVSFFVTTALAVRRVMAGDAMARWYLAAFFIQILVNMAVVARTLGLLVTPIEMDLAAHFAAGAHMLLIGYGLVWRGAGIEAGRHRARQLQLESAHQVERALEERVRQRTQELAESNLTLAREIAERRAAEDRVKERETQVRAILEAAPFPMVVSSFPEGAILYLNGPAAELLNMPADAALGSRTADFYVEPAERGALISQLHQAGAVFGVELRIRRMPRMQRWVLLSGVRFSYRGEDCVLICLNDITARKQLENMLRLSGRRAEAALEAERQAMREQRNFLAMVSHEFRVPLAIIEAASQLLGIYTGAEGDAVDEVAKIRRAVRRMSELIDVCLADDRLDSSAMQLQTDRVDVARMLADICDDKRPFAGNRDLILNAPGPVWLVADSTLLRIAFSNLIDNALKFSPSHTPVTIDVLAEADAVKIRVADQGPGIAVEEQPRIFEKFYRSTKSDRVRGAGLGLYIVKRIMDLHDAAISVDSQRGMGTAFDIWLSRRQGF, from the coding sequence ATGCGGTTGAAGGGGGCGGGAAGGCACGCGCTGGTCTTGGTCCTGGCGCTGATGGCCCTGGTTGCCTCGGGGCTGCCGGGGGCGGCCGCCGTCGTGTTGTCGCCCCACGCCGAAGTACAGCCGCTGGGCGGTCACTGGTCGGTGTTGCGCGACCCTTCCGCCGCTCTCGACATCGACGACGTGACCCGCTCCGAGGCGGCGGTCGGTTTCACGCCGCTGGATGGCGATCTGGCGGCGGGTTTCGACCGTGGCGCCTGGTGGCTGCGGACCGAAATCAGGCGTGGCGCCGACGCGCCGGCCGACTGGCTGCTGGAGGTGGAGCCCGCCTATCTCGATCAGATCACTCTGTTCGTGGAGGACGAGCGGGGCGCATTGCGGGCCTTCGCCGCCGGGGATCGCGCCGCTTTCGCCGCCCGCCCCCTGCCGTACCGCAGCTTCGTCTTCCGCGTCCATCTGGCCGACGACCTGCCCCACCGCGTCTATCTGCGGGTCAAGTCCACCAGTACCATCAGCGTGGCGGCACGACTCTTGTCGCCCGAGGGATTCGCGCTCAGGGTCGCCCATCGGGATCTGGCCCACGGTTTCGCCCACGGTGCCTCGATCACCATCATCCTGTTCGCCCTGGTCCAGTACGTCGCCGGGCGGGATCGGCTCTATCTCGGCTTTCTCGCCTATGCAATTCCGCTGGAGACCATGTATCTGGCCCTCGGCGGCTTCGCCTCGCAGTTCCTGTTTCCCGAAAGTCCCCTGCTGGCCGATCATCTGCTTGGCATCTCGGCGTGCATGGCCATCGGCGGCGGCATCGTCTTTGCCGCGCGTCTTCTGGATTTCGAGCAGCACTTCCCGCTGATGGAGCGCGTCTACCGTCTGGCGGGGCGCGGCTGTCAGTGGGCGGCCCTGTCGGTGCCGTTGGGGTTCTACTGGCTGGCGGCGCCGGCGGTCCAGTCGGTGGTCCTGGTCTCCTTCTTCGTCACCACGGCCCTGGCCGTGCGGCGGGTCATGGCCGGCGATGCCATGGCCCGGTGGTATCTGGCGGCCTTCTTCATCCAGATTCTGGTCAACATGGCGGTGGTGGCGCGGACGCTGGGCCTGCTGGTCACACCCATCGAGATGGATCTGGCCGCCCATTTCGCGGCCGGCGCTCATATGCTGCTGATCGGCTACGGTCTGGTGTGGCGGGGCGCCGGCATCGAGGCCGGCCGTCACCGTGCCCGGCAGTTGCAGTTGGAATCGGCCCATCAGGTCGAGCGGGCGTTGGAGGAGCGGGTCCGGCAACGCACCCAGGAACTGGCCGAATCCAACCTCACGCTGGCCCGCGAGATCGCCGAGCGCCGTGCCGCCGAGGATCGCGTCAAGGAGCGCGAGACCCAGGTGCGGGCCATTCTCGAGGCGGCGCCATTCCCCATGGTGGTGTCGAGTTTTCCCGAGGGCGCCATCCTTTACCTGAACGGGCCTGCCGCCGAGCTTCTGAACATGCCCGCCGACGCCGCCCTGGGATCACGGACCGCTGATTTTTATGTGGAGCCGGCGGAGCGTGGAGCATTGATCTCCCAGCTCCATCAGGCCGGAGCCGTATTCGGGGTGGAACTGCGGATACGGCGGATGCCGCGCATGCAGCGCTGGGTGCTGCTGTCGGGTGTGCGCTTCAGCTATCGCGGCGAGGATTGCGTCCTGATCTGTCTGAACGACATCACCGCCCGCAAGCAGCTTGAGAACATGCTGCGCCTGTCGGGCCGGCGGGCCGAGGCCGCCCTCGAGGCGGAGCGTCAGGCCATGCGCGAGCAGCGCAATTTCCTGGCCATGGTCTCGCACGAGTTCCGGGTGCCGCTGGCCATCATCGAAGCCGCGTCGCAATTGCTGGGCATCTATACCGGCGCGGAAGGGGATGCCGTGGACGAGGTCGCCAAGATCCGCCGTGCCGTGCGGCGGATGTCCGAACTCATCGACGTCTGTCTGGCCGACGACCGCCTGGATTCCTCGGCCATGCAGTTGCAGACCGACCGGGTGGACGTGGCCCGCATGCTGGCCGACATCTGCGACGACAAGCGGCCCTTCGCCGGGAATCGCGATCTGATTCTCAACGCGCCGGGTCCCGTCTGGCTGGTGGCCGATTCCACCTTGCTGCGCATCGCCTTTTCCAATCTGATCGACAACGCGCTGAAATTCTCGCCATCCCATACCCCGGTGACCATTGATGTCCTGGCCGAGGCGGACGCGGTCAAGATCCGGGTTGCCGATCAAGGGCCGGGCATCGCCGTGGAGGAGCAGCCGCGCATCTTCGAGAAGTTCTACCGCTCCACCAAATCGGACCGGGTGCGCGGCGCCGGCCTCGGCCTCTATATCGTCAAACGCATCATGGATCTGCACGATGCGGCAATTTCGGTGGACAGCCAGCGGGGAATGGGGACAGCATTCGATATATGGTTGTCTCGGCGGCAAGGTTTTTAA
- a CDS encoding TonB-dependent receptor, producing the protein MTWGHAQNRYFLRFLSLLAAVQALAESSRAAELPKVLPDQSFIDTRYMGRHAGQDVPPTMLLADLPVAEPLMPAKTAWPTEFFAQRRAVAAAGNVALTGGLQGNGVVSTEAGLTNMEVGDTTLWGGARHDHVKPYEDGAGQRVNYGYDRINTQLAANWRPAPQSRLSGFVMRDAFNNHRIPNYGIDATRLDRYIASTVFEHAPQDSAVNRVEAGLVFDALSYDADNVTLRDRSSQGGLKYNGLWTTTRGTVRGEFTTGTFRNTVTADFGVLNYNIDIDALYPAQGEAVHRMPDVQTLQAGLTLATATKLSPQDGLAAALRLDAIHSDPNDRSNLPAVSGSGASSFQVSPQQLWNSYYGNGNDSRPTNLNVSGRLLLTHDTEDKGGRLHADLRRAVRSPDAGERFYASSGPTALIQVGNPQLNPEVHHRFEIGARRDGGGFLGNFAPGNPAGSWRVAATGYADRVEDFITADRAHGQPGILKSDGAVIYRNVDAYLAGGGLEGWWQISESFGARAKLSWTRGENLTDSRPLYQVPPLDGEMVIEHRRELAPDTVGSVGARLSFAASQNRVDPYAATGSGQDTAGGTAGWALLDLFAGAALGDRAAVTAGIANVLDKHYHQHVNPLPQSPTTRLQWAPGRSAFIQATVGF; encoded by the coding sequence ATGACATGGGGGCATGCTCAAAATCGGTACTTTCTGCGCTTTCTGTCGCTGCTGGCGGCGGTACAGGCGCTTGCCGAATCATCGAGGGCCGCCGAACTGCCCAAGGTGCTCCCCGACCAGTCGTTCATCGACACCCGTTACATGGGCCGCCATGCCGGCCAGGATGTGCCGCCCACCATGCTGCTCGCCGACCTGCCGGTGGCCGAGCCGCTGATGCCGGCCAAGACCGCCTGGCCGACCGAATTCTTCGCTCAGCGCCGGGCGGTGGCGGCGGCCGGCAACGTGGCCCTGACCGGCGGCCTGCAGGGCAACGGCGTCGTCTCGACCGAGGCCGGGCTGACCAACATGGAGGTCGGTGACACGACGCTGTGGGGTGGCGCGCGCCACGACCACGTCAAGCCCTACGAGGACGGTGCCGGCCAGCGGGTGAATTACGGTTACGACCGCATCAACACCCAATTGGCCGCCAACTGGCGCCCCGCCCCTCAAAGCCGCCTGTCCGGCTTCGTCATGCGCGACGCCTTCAACAACCATCGCATTCCCAATTACGGCATCGACGCCACCCGCCTGGACCGCTACATCGCCTCGACGGTGTTCGAGCATGCGCCGCAGGATTCGGCGGTGAACCGGGTCGAGGCCGGCCTGGTCTTCGACGCGCTGAGCTATGACGCCGACAATGTCACCTTGCGCGACCGGAGCAGCCAGGGAGGCCTCAAGTACAACGGCCTGTGGACCACCACCCGCGGCACGGTGCGCGGCGAATTCACCACCGGCACCTTCCGCAACACGGTGACGGCGGATTTCGGTGTGCTGAACTACAACATCGACATCGACGCCCTGTATCCCGCCCAGGGCGAGGCGGTGCACCGCATGCCCGATGTCCAGACGCTGCAGGCCGGCCTGACCTTGGCCACCGCCACCAAGCTGTCGCCGCAGGACGGCCTGGCCGCCGCCCTGCGCCTGGACGCCATCCATTCCGACCCCAACGACCGCAGCAACCTGCCGGCGGTTTCGGGCAGCGGGGCCTCGTCCTTCCAGGTCTCGCCGCAGCAATTGTGGAACAGCTATTACGGCAACGGCAACGATTCGCGCCCCACCAACCTCAACGTCAGCGGCCGTCTGCTGCTGACCCATGACACCGAGGACAAGGGTGGACGCCTGCATGCCGATCTGCGCCGCGCGGTGCGCAGTCCCGACGCCGGCGAACGCTTCTATGCCAGTTCCGGCCCCACCGCCCTCATACAGGTGGGCAATCCGCAACTGAACCCGGAGGTCCATCACCGCTTCGAGATCGGGGCACGGCGCGACGGCGGCGGCTTTCTGGGCAATTTCGCGCCGGGCAACCCGGCGGGATCGTGGCGGGTGGCGGCCACCGGCTATGCCGACCGGGTGGAGGATTTCATCACCGCCGACCGCGCCCATGGGCAGCCCGGCATCCTGAAAAGCGACGGCGCGGTCATCTACCGCAACGTGGACGCCTATCTGGCCGGGGGCGGGCTGGAAGGCTGGTGGCAGATATCGGAGAGTTTTGGTGCCCGAGCCAAGCTCTCTTGGACCCGTGGCGAGAATCTCACCGATTCACGCCCCCTCTATCAGGTGCCCCCGCTGGACGGCGAGATGGTGATCGAGCATCGCCGCGAACTGGCCCCCGATACCGTGGGATCGGTGGGCGCGCGCCTCAGCTTCGCCGCCAGTCAGAACCGTGTCGATCCCTATGCCGCCACGGGCTCGGGCCAGGACACGGCCGGCGGCACGGCGGGCTGGGCGCTGCTCGACCTGT